In Tistrella mobilis, the genomic window GCGCACGATCGCCGCGCTCTTCGCCGATCACTGCTCGATCGACTGGCGCGACGTGTTCGCGCGGTTCGACGTGCCGGTGCTCGTGATCGGTGGCCGGGTCAGCCATGTCGACATCCGCTCGCAGATCTGGATCCGCGACCGCTTGCCCGAGGCAGAACTGGTGATCCTGGACGAGGCGGATGGCGGGGCGCATTTCCCCTTCATCGAGGCGCCGGAGGTCTTCAACGCCGTGCTCACGCGCTTCCTCGGCGCCCCTGCCGCCGCGGCCGGAGCCGCCTGAACCGGCACAGCCCCGGTCGTCCGGCCCCGGTCGGCCGGCCCTTGGGGGAACACCCCGGTTCCCCGGCCCGTTGCTCCCGACCCGATACCACTCCCGGTATCGGCGATCGAGGAGGTGTCATGACGGACGGAACCGGCCGGGCAGCGGCGACGCGCGCCGCTGATCCCGCTCCGCGGAGGGCGGCGGCATCGGGTAGCACGCACCGTGCCCTGATGGAACTTGCCCTTGCCATGGTCCTGTTCGGCTCGGCGACGCCGGTCGCCCGGATCGTGACCGCGGCGATGCCGGTCTTCGTGGCCGGCAGCCTGCGGGCGGTAATCGGCTCCCTGCTGCTGCTGCCGGTGATCCTCCGGCGGCGCAGGGCGCTGGCCGCGATCGACCGGCGGAGCTGGGGGCTGATCGCGCTCATTTCCGCCGTCGGCATGGTCGGCTTCACCGTCTTCATGCTTTACGGCATGCAGATGGTCTCGGGCATCGAAGGCTCTGTGGTGATGAGCGCCACGCCCGCGGTAACGGCGCTCGCCTCGGTTCTGGTGCTGAAGGATCGGGTGAGCTGGCGGACGGTCGCCGCGGTGGGGCTTGCCGTTGCGGGCGTGCTGGTGCTGCAGCTGGGTGCCGGCGGCGTTGCGGGCGAGGGGGCCGCGGGCGGGGAACAGGGCGGCGGCCCAAGCTGGACCGGCATGCTGCTGGTTTTCGCGGCGGTGTGCTGTCAGGTCGCCTATACCCTGCTCGGCAAGCTGGTGGCGCAGCGGGTGGATCCGGTGCTCGTCGCGGCCCTGTCGGCCTGGATGTCGCTGATCGTCTTCCTGCCGCTGGCGCTCTGGCAGTTGCCCGATTTCGCCCCCCATAAGGTCGGCGGCGAAGCCTGGGCGGCGGCCCTCTGGTACGGTGCCGGCACGCTCGCCATGGGCAACTGGCTCTGGTATGCGGGGCTTGCCCGCGTGCAGGGTGCGGTGGCGGCGGGCTTCATGGCGCTGATGCCGGTCTCGGCGCTGGTGCTGTCCTACATCCTGCTGGGGGAGCCGTTCCGCATGGTGCATCTGGCCGGCTTCGTCGTGGTGCTCGCCAGCGTGCTGATGATCTCGTGGGAGCATGCGCGCATGGCCCGCCGGGCGGTGGCCCGGGCCGCGTGCGCAGATCGTGCCGGCGATGAGGAGAGCGAGGTGGTCCGCGGCTGAGCGCATGGGCCGCCCACGCCGTCTGCGCCCTTGCCAAACCGGCCCGGTCGTGGTTCTCTCCGCTCCACCGGGCGGTGGCCGGCGCGATGGTCCGGCGGCACCGCCCCGACCCTCAGGAGGCGCGATGACCGACCGCATCCTGATCCTCGACTTCGGCAGCCAGGTGACGCAG contains:
- a CDS encoding DMT family transporter; the protein is MTDGTGRAAATRAADPAPRRAAASGSTHRALMELALAMVLFGSATPVARIVTAAMPVFVAGSLRAVIGSLLLLPVILRRRRALAAIDRRSWGLIALISAVGMVGFTVFMLYGMQMVSGIEGSVVMSATPAVTALASVLVLKDRVSWRTVAAVGLAVAGVLVLQLGAGGVAGEGAAGGEQGGGPSWTGMLLVFAAVCCQVAYTLLGKLVAQRVDPVLVAALSAWMSLIVFLPLALWQLPDFAPHKVGGEAWAAALWYGAGTLAMGNWLWYAGLARVQGAVAAGFMALMPVSALVLSYILLGEPFRMVHLAGFVVVLASVLMISWEHARMARRAVARAACADRAGDEESEVVRG